One segment of Mycolicibacterium neworleansense DNA contains the following:
- a CDS encoding diol dehydratase small subunit: MTEPILDPSVDYPLSIHREDLLFTPNGKPIGDITMDAVMSGEVAASDLRITPQTLRLQAQIAEKVGRRQLGSNLRRAAEMTAISDERVLQIYNALRPNASTKAELDAIADELDTKYGAELLADLVREAADVYERRDILATSE, from the coding sequence ACCCGCTGAGCATCCATCGCGAGGACCTGCTGTTCACGCCCAACGGCAAGCCGATCGGCGATATCACCATGGATGCGGTGATGTCTGGTGAGGTCGCCGCGTCGGACCTCCGGATCACCCCGCAGACCCTGCGACTGCAGGCTCAGATCGCCGAAAAGGTGGGGCGCCGCCAGCTCGGCTCGAACCTGCGGCGCGCGGCGGAGATGACCGCGATCAGCGACGAGCGGGTGCTGCAGATCTACAACGCGCTGCGGCCCAACGCCTCCACGAAGGCCGAACTCGACGCGATCGCCGACGAGTTGGACACGAAATACGGGGCGGAGTTGCTGGCCGATCTCGTCCGCGAGGCCGCCGACGTCTACGAGCGCCGCGACATCCTGGCCACCAGCGAATAG